A window from Rhinolophus sinicus isolate RSC01 linkage group LG01, ASM3656204v1, whole genome shotgun sequence encodes these proteins:
- the PTPRN gene encoding receptor-type tyrosine-protein phosphatase-like N isoform X1 has protein sequence MRRPRRPGGPGGSGGLRVLLCLLLLSSRPGGCSAISAHGCLFDRRLCSHLEVCIQDGLFGQCQVGVGQARPLLQVTSPVLQRLQGVLRQLMSQGLSWHDDLTQYVISQEMERIPRLRPPEPHPKDRSGSVPRRPGPSGELLLQGIPTGSAPAAQHRLPRPPVGGDGAGAGSPLTPLQAELLPPLLEHLLLPPQPPHPALSYEPTLLQPYLFHQFGSRDGSQGSESSPGMVSVGPLPKANPPALFSRTAPKGMFGAHPGHSYGDPPGPSPAQLFQESGLLYLAQELPVPSRARAPRLPEQGGSSRAEDSSEEEGLEGRGEKPPSPAEQPDVTLQRLAAVLAGYGVELRQLTPEQLSTLSTLLQLLPKGAGRNLGAMVNIGADIKKTVEEQMQGGDTAEPPPPTPSLPGYPTAGPTSNKAQQVLSSGSSEPPKAAGPPAMPVLIEKKSPLGQSQRTAAGQPSAQPAAEEYGYIVTDQKPLSLAAGVKLLEILAEHVHMSSGSFINISVVGPALTFRIRHNEQNLSLADVTRQAGLVKSELEAQTGLQILQTGVGQREEAAAVLPRPARSTSPMRSVLLTLVALAGVAGLLVALAVALCMRQHARQREKERLAALGPEGAHGDTTFEYQDLCRQHMATKSLFSRAEGPSEPSRVSSVSSQFSDAAQASPSSHSSTPSWCEEPAQANMDISTGHMILAYMEDHLRNRDRLAKEWQALCAYQAEPNTCATAQGEGNIKKNRHPDFLPYDHARIKLKVESSPSRSDYINASPIIEHDPRMPAYIATQGPLSHTIADFWQMVWESGCTVIVMLTPLVEDGVKQCDRYWPDEGSSLYHIYEVNLVSEHIWCEDFLVRSFYLKNVQTQETRTLTQFHFLSWPAEGTPASTRPLLDFRRKVNKCYRGRSCPIIVHCSDGAGRTGTYVLIDMVLNRMAKGVKEIDIAATLEHVRDQRPGLVRSKDQFEFALTAVAEEVNAILKALPQ, from the exons GCTGTCTGTTTGACCGAAGACTCTGCTCTCACCTTGAAGTCTGTATCCAGG ATGGCTTATTTGGACAGTGCcaggtgggagtggggcaggCTCGGCCCCTTTTGCAGGTCACCTCCCCTGTTCTTCAGCGCTTACAAGGTGTGCTCCGACAGCTTATGTCCCAAG GATTGTCCTGGCACGATGACCTCACCCAGTATGTGATCTCCCAGGAGATGGAACGCATCCCCAGGCTTCGCCCCCCAGAGCCTCATCCAAAGGACAG ATCCGGCTCGGTGCCCAGAAGACCTGGTCCCTCCGGGGAACTGCTTTTACAAGGCATCCCTACTGGCTCTGCCCCTGCTGCCCAGCACCGGCTTCCTCGACCTCCAGTGGGTGGGGATGGAGCTGGGGCGGGCTCCCCCCTGACCCCTCTGCAGGCTGAGCTGCTGCCCCCTCTCTTGGAGCATCTGCTGCTGCCCCCACAgccaccccaccctgccctgagTTATGAACCTACCCTCCTGCAGCCTTACCTGTTCCATCAG TTTGGCTCCCGAGATGGCTCCCAGGGCTCAGAGAGCTCCCCAGGGATGGTCAGTGTTGGCCCCCTGCCCAAGGCCAATCCCCCTGCCCTCTTCAGCAGAACTGCCCCCAAGGGCATGTTTGGGGCTCACCCTGGCCACTCCTATGGGGACCCTCCAGGACCTTCACCTGCTCAGCTTTTCCAGGAGTCAGGGCTGCTCTACTTGGCCCAGGAGCTGCCAGTGCCCAGCAGGGCCAGGGCACCAAGGCTGCCAGAACAAGGGGGCAGCAGCCGGGCAGAGGACTCCTCAGAGGAGGAAGGACTCGAGGGTCGTGGGGAGAAGCCTCCTTCCCCAGCAGAGCAGCCAG ATGTGACTCTGCAGAGACTGGCAGCTGTGCTGGCGGGCTATGGGGTGGAGCTCCGTCAGCTGACCCCTGAGCAGCTCTCCACCCTCTCCACCCTGCTGCAGCTTCTGCCCAAGGGTGCGGGACGAAATCTGG GAGCGATGGTAAACATTGGAGCTGACATCAAGAAA ACAGTGGAGGAGCAGATGCAGGGTGGAGACACAGCAGAGCCTCCACCCCCTACACCTTCCCTGCCGGGATACCCCACTGCCGGCCCCACCTCCAATAAAGCCCAGCAGGTGCTGAGCTCTGGATCCTCTGAGCCCCCCAAAGCTGCTGGCCCTCCTGCCATGCCTGTCCTGATAGAGAAGAAAAGTCCACTGGGCCAGAGCCAGCGCACAGCAGCGGGGCAGCCTTCAGCTCAGCCAGCAGCGGAGGAGTATGGCTACATTGTCACTGACCAGAA GCCCCTGAGTCTGGCTGCAGGAGTGAAGCTGCTGGAGATCCTGGCTGAGCATGTGCACATGTCCTCGGGCAGCTTCATCAACATCAG TGTGGTGGGACCAGCCCTCACCTTCCGCATACGGCACAACGAACAGAACCTGTCTTTGGCTGATGTGACCCGGCAAGCTG GGCTGGTGAAGTCTGAACTGGAAGCACAGACAGGGCTCCAGATCTTGCAGACAGGAGTGGGACAG agggaggaggcagctgcAGTCCTTCCCAGACCAGCCCGCAGCACGTCTCCCATGCGCTCAGTGCTGCTCACTCTGGTGGCCCTGGCGGGTGTGGCTGGGCTGCTGGTGGCTCTGGCAGTGGCTCTGTGTATGCGGCAGCATGCACGGCAGCGAGAGAAGGAGCGCCTGGCAGCCCTGGGACCCGAGGGGGCCCATGGCGACACTACATTTGAGTACCAG GACCTGTGCCGCCAGCACATGGCTACCAAGTCCCTGTTCAGCCGGGCAGAGGGTCCATCGGAGCCTTCTCGAGTGAGCAGCGTGTCCTCCCAGTTCAGCGACGCGGCCCAGGCCAGCCCCAGCTCCCACAGCAGCACCCCGTCTTGGTGCGAGGAGCCCGCCCAGGCCAACATGGACATTTCCACGGGACACATGATTCTG GCATACATGGAGGACCACCTGCGGAACCGGGACCGCTTGGCCAAGGAGTGGCAGGCCCTGTGTGCCTACCAGGCAGAGCCCAACACCTGTGCCACGGCTCAGGGGGAGGGCAACATCAAAAAGAACCGCCACCCCGACTTCCTGCCCT ATGACCACGCCCGCATCAAGCTGAAGGTGGAGAGCAGCCCTTCTCGGAGTGATTACATCAATGCCAGCCCCATT ATTGAGCACGACCCTAGGATGCCAGCCTACATAGCCACGCAGGGCCCGCTGTCCCATACCATCGCAGACTTCTGGCAG ATGGTATGGGAGAGTGGCTGCACCGTCATTGTCATGCTGACCCCACTGGTGGAGGATGGTGTCAAGCAATGTGATCGCTACTGGCCAGATGAGGGCTCCTCCCTCTACCACATATATGAG GTGAACCTGGTGTCGGAGCACATTTGGTGCGAGGACTTCCTGGTGCGGAGCTTCTACCTGAAAAACGTGCAAACCCAGGAGACGCGCACGCTCACGCAGTTCCACTTCCTCAGCTGGCCGGCAGAGGGCACTCCGGCCTCCACTCGGCCCCTGCTGGACTTTCGTAG GAAGGTGAACAAGTGCTACCGGGGCCGCTCCTGCCCCATCATCGTGCACTGCAG CGATGGTGCAGGGCGCACTGGCACCTACGTTCTCATCGACATGGTACTGAACCGCATGGCCAAAG gagTGAAGGAGATTGACATTGCTGCCACCCTGGAGCATGTCCGTGACCAGCGGCCTGGCCTTGTCCGCTCTAAG GACCAGTTTGAATTTGCCCTGACAGCTGTGGCGGAGGAGGTGAATGCCATCCTCAAGGCCTTGCCCCAGTGA
- the PTPRN gene encoding receptor-type tyrosine-protein phosphatase-like N isoform X2 — protein sequence MGYKTTGEASCAEAPKKWPLALRGCLFDRRLCSHLEVCIQDGLFGQCQVGVGQARPLLQVTSPVLQRLQGVLRQLMSQGLSWHDDLTQYVISQEMERIPRLRPPEPHPKDRSGSVPRRPGPSGELLLQGIPTGSAPAAQHRLPRPPVGGDGAGAGSPLTPLQAELLPPLLEHLLLPPQPPHPALSYEPTLLQPYLFHQFGSRDGSQGSESSPGMVSVGPLPKANPPALFSRTAPKGMFGAHPGHSYGDPPGPSPAQLFQESGLLYLAQELPVPSRARAPRLPEQGGSSRAEDSSEEEGLEGRGEKPPSPAEQPDVTLQRLAAVLAGYGVELRQLTPEQLSTLSTLLQLLPKGAGRNLGAMVNIGADIKKTVEEQMQGGDTAEPPPPTPSLPGYPTAGPTSNKAQQVLSSGSSEPPKAAGPPAMPVLIEKKSPLGQSQRTAAGQPSAQPAAEEYGYIVTDQKPLSLAAGVKLLEILAEHVHMSSGSFINISVVGPALTFRIRHNEQNLSLADVTRQAGLVKSELEAQTGLQILQTGVGQREEAAAVLPRPARSTSPMRSVLLTLVALAGVAGLLVALAVALCMRQHARQREKERLAALGPEGAHGDTTFEYQDLCRQHMATKSLFSRAEGPSEPSRVSSVSSQFSDAAQASPSSHSSTPSWCEEPAQANMDISTGHMILAYMEDHLRNRDRLAKEWQALCAYQAEPNTCATAQGEGNIKKNRHPDFLPYDHARIKLKVESSPSRSDYINASPIIEHDPRMPAYIATQGPLSHTIADFWQMVWESGCTVIVMLTPLVEDGVKQCDRYWPDEGSSLYHIYEVNLVSEHIWCEDFLVRSFYLKNVQTQETRTLTQFHFLSWPAEGTPASTRPLLDFRRKVNKCYRGRSCPIIVHCSDGAGRTGTYVLIDMVLNRMAKGVKEIDIAATLEHVRDQRPGLVRSKDQFEFALTAVAEEVNAILKALPQ from the exons GCTGTCTGTTTGACCGAAGACTCTGCTCTCACCTTGAAGTCTGTATCCAGG ATGGCTTATTTGGACAGTGCcaggtgggagtggggcaggCTCGGCCCCTTTTGCAGGTCACCTCCCCTGTTCTTCAGCGCTTACAAGGTGTGCTCCGACAGCTTATGTCCCAAG GATTGTCCTGGCACGATGACCTCACCCAGTATGTGATCTCCCAGGAGATGGAACGCATCCCCAGGCTTCGCCCCCCAGAGCCTCATCCAAAGGACAG ATCCGGCTCGGTGCCCAGAAGACCTGGTCCCTCCGGGGAACTGCTTTTACAAGGCATCCCTACTGGCTCTGCCCCTGCTGCCCAGCACCGGCTTCCTCGACCTCCAGTGGGTGGGGATGGAGCTGGGGCGGGCTCCCCCCTGACCCCTCTGCAGGCTGAGCTGCTGCCCCCTCTCTTGGAGCATCTGCTGCTGCCCCCACAgccaccccaccctgccctgagTTATGAACCTACCCTCCTGCAGCCTTACCTGTTCCATCAG TTTGGCTCCCGAGATGGCTCCCAGGGCTCAGAGAGCTCCCCAGGGATGGTCAGTGTTGGCCCCCTGCCCAAGGCCAATCCCCCTGCCCTCTTCAGCAGAACTGCCCCCAAGGGCATGTTTGGGGCTCACCCTGGCCACTCCTATGGGGACCCTCCAGGACCTTCACCTGCTCAGCTTTTCCAGGAGTCAGGGCTGCTCTACTTGGCCCAGGAGCTGCCAGTGCCCAGCAGGGCCAGGGCACCAAGGCTGCCAGAACAAGGGGGCAGCAGCCGGGCAGAGGACTCCTCAGAGGAGGAAGGACTCGAGGGTCGTGGGGAGAAGCCTCCTTCCCCAGCAGAGCAGCCAG ATGTGACTCTGCAGAGACTGGCAGCTGTGCTGGCGGGCTATGGGGTGGAGCTCCGTCAGCTGACCCCTGAGCAGCTCTCCACCCTCTCCACCCTGCTGCAGCTTCTGCCCAAGGGTGCGGGACGAAATCTGG GAGCGATGGTAAACATTGGAGCTGACATCAAGAAA ACAGTGGAGGAGCAGATGCAGGGTGGAGACACAGCAGAGCCTCCACCCCCTACACCTTCCCTGCCGGGATACCCCACTGCCGGCCCCACCTCCAATAAAGCCCAGCAGGTGCTGAGCTCTGGATCCTCTGAGCCCCCCAAAGCTGCTGGCCCTCCTGCCATGCCTGTCCTGATAGAGAAGAAAAGTCCACTGGGCCAGAGCCAGCGCACAGCAGCGGGGCAGCCTTCAGCTCAGCCAGCAGCGGAGGAGTATGGCTACATTGTCACTGACCAGAA GCCCCTGAGTCTGGCTGCAGGAGTGAAGCTGCTGGAGATCCTGGCTGAGCATGTGCACATGTCCTCGGGCAGCTTCATCAACATCAG TGTGGTGGGACCAGCCCTCACCTTCCGCATACGGCACAACGAACAGAACCTGTCTTTGGCTGATGTGACCCGGCAAGCTG GGCTGGTGAAGTCTGAACTGGAAGCACAGACAGGGCTCCAGATCTTGCAGACAGGAGTGGGACAG agggaggaggcagctgcAGTCCTTCCCAGACCAGCCCGCAGCACGTCTCCCATGCGCTCAGTGCTGCTCACTCTGGTGGCCCTGGCGGGTGTGGCTGGGCTGCTGGTGGCTCTGGCAGTGGCTCTGTGTATGCGGCAGCATGCACGGCAGCGAGAGAAGGAGCGCCTGGCAGCCCTGGGACCCGAGGGGGCCCATGGCGACACTACATTTGAGTACCAG GACCTGTGCCGCCAGCACATGGCTACCAAGTCCCTGTTCAGCCGGGCAGAGGGTCCATCGGAGCCTTCTCGAGTGAGCAGCGTGTCCTCCCAGTTCAGCGACGCGGCCCAGGCCAGCCCCAGCTCCCACAGCAGCACCCCGTCTTGGTGCGAGGAGCCCGCCCAGGCCAACATGGACATTTCCACGGGACACATGATTCTG GCATACATGGAGGACCACCTGCGGAACCGGGACCGCTTGGCCAAGGAGTGGCAGGCCCTGTGTGCCTACCAGGCAGAGCCCAACACCTGTGCCACGGCTCAGGGGGAGGGCAACATCAAAAAGAACCGCCACCCCGACTTCCTGCCCT ATGACCACGCCCGCATCAAGCTGAAGGTGGAGAGCAGCCCTTCTCGGAGTGATTACATCAATGCCAGCCCCATT ATTGAGCACGACCCTAGGATGCCAGCCTACATAGCCACGCAGGGCCCGCTGTCCCATACCATCGCAGACTTCTGGCAG ATGGTATGGGAGAGTGGCTGCACCGTCATTGTCATGCTGACCCCACTGGTGGAGGATGGTGTCAAGCAATGTGATCGCTACTGGCCAGATGAGGGCTCCTCCCTCTACCACATATATGAG GTGAACCTGGTGTCGGAGCACATTTGGTGCGAGGACTTCCTGGTGCGGAGCTTCTACCTGAAAAACGTGCAAACCCAGGAGACGCGCACGCTCACGCAGTTCCACTTCCTCAGCTGGCCGGCAGAGGGCACTCCGGCCTCCACTCGGCCCCTGCTGGACTTTCGTAG GAAGGTGAACAAGTGCTACCGGGGCCGCTCCTGCCCCATCATCGTGCACTGCAG CGATGGTGCAGGGCGCACTGGCACCTACGTTCTCATCGACATGGTACTGAACCGCATGGCCAAAG gagTGAAGGAGATTGACATTGCTGCCACCCTGGAGCATGTCCGTGACCAGCGGCCTGGCCTTGTCCGCTCTAAG GACCAGTTTGAATTTGCCCTGACAGCTGTGGCGGAGGAGGTGAATGCCATCCTCAAGGCCTTGCCCCAGTGA